A window of the Gordonia humi genome harbors these coding sequences:
- a CDS encoding acyltransferase, which yields MSLDAETSAAPAAPIRRRRPYLYELDLIRSTTFALVIFTHVLAATTDQWGSHGVNATNLLFHATRNIFFALTGFVLMYQNLDRDDFSAVDFWRRRIKLVIVPYAIWSAIYWMVIGMWSNGRGGQIPTSLGEFWGQLSWGTAAFHLYFLFVMLQVYLLFPLLRLLVAKTRGHHGLVLAGSLLLQVGVVCAISYWEAPAAWGPWSRAYATFIPYQLFIVAGAIAADHREQLAAMVRGRGRWLAVALVGTGALAIGSYFHRVLDNGAPTNDPNSAFEPTVLPFVMVAVVSIYAMGLHWSTHYREGSPRLATAVSYAANRSFPVFLVHVMVMFWILRATTDSGQPVILAHVPQPFGTIVVYLLVVAGSLAVTEILRRLPGSLYLTGRPRLPLRFMI from the coding sequence ATGTCGCTCGACGCCGAGACAAGCGCAGCACCGGCTGCGCCGATTCGACGACGACGCCCCTATCTGTACGAATTGGATCTGATCCGGTCGACGACGTTCGCGCTCGTCATCTTCACCCACGTCTTGGCGGCCACCACCGACCAGTGGGGCAGTCACGGCGTCAACGCGACGAATCTGCTGTTCCACGCCACCCGGAACATCTTCTTCGCGCTCACCGGGTTCGTGTTGATGTACCAGAACCTCGACCGCGACGACTTCTCCGCGGTCGACTTCTGGCGTCGACGCATCAAACTCGTCATCGTTCCGTACGCGATCTGGTCGGCGATCTACTGGATGGTGATCGGGATGTGGTCGAACGGCCGAGGCGGGCAGATCCCGACGAGCCTCGGCGAGTTCTGGGGTCAGCTGTCGTGGGGAACGGCCGCATTCCACCTGTACTTCCTGTTCGTGATGCTGCAGGTGTATCTGCTGTTCCCGCTGCTTCGACTCCTCGTCGCCAAGACGCGCGGACATCACGGACTGGTGTTGGCGGGGAGTCTGCTGCTGCAGGTCGGAGTCGTCTGCGCCATCTCGTACTGGGAGGCGCCTGCCGCGTGGGGGCCGTGGAGTCGCGCGTACGCGACGTTCATCCCCTACCAGCTGTTCATCGTCGCCGGGGCGATCGCCGCGGACCACCGTGAACAACTCGCCGCGATGGTCCGCGGTCGCGGAAGGTGGCTGGCGGTCGCCCTGGTCGGGACCGGTGCGCTCGCCATCGGCTCGTACTTCCATCGCGTCCTGGACAACGGTGCGCCGACCAACGATCCGAACAGTGCGTTCGAGCCGACGGTGCTGCCGTTCGTGATGGTCGCCGTCGTCTCGATCTATGCGATGGGGCTGCATTGGTCGACGCACTATCGCGAGGGTTCGCCGCGGCTCGCCACCGCGGTGTCGTACGCGGCGAACAGGTCGTTCCCGGTGTTCCTGGTACACGTGATGGTGATGTTCTGGATCCTGCGCGCCACGACCGACTCCGGGCAACCGGTGATCCTCGCGCACGTTCCCCAGCCCTTCGGCACGATCGTCGTCTACCTGCTGGTGGTGGCGGGTTCGCTGGCCGTGACCGAGATCCTGCGCCGCCTGCCCGGCTCCCTGTATCTGACGGGCCGCCCGCGCCTGCCGCTGCGCTTCATGATCTGA
- a CDS encoding SanA/YdcF family protein: protein MLTPRRLRHAFVLFVVAVELLVAVTSSWVALASRGRVTDAADVPDDAPRTVIVLGAKAADGEPGDYLRARLDVVVELYRAGRVDRILDSGNDADGAGNEVQVMRAYLQSRGVPAEVIVDDPIGLNTAATCRRAARVYHVDAALIVTQNFHVGRAVMLCEAYGIDATGVIAPCGHCSTLSMIRNHLRESLGSRPRAVWDSVRA from the coding sequence GTGCTCACACCTCGTCGCCTCCGGCATGCGTTCGTGCTGTTCGTCGTCGCTGTTGAACTGCTCGTCGCCGTCACCTCGTCGTGGGTGGCGCTGGCGTCGCGCGGCCGTGTCACCGACGCGGCCGACGTCCCCGACGATGCGCCCCGCACGGTGATCGTGCTCGGCGCGAAGGCCGCCGACGGCGAACCCGGCGACTATCTCCGCGCCCGCCTCGACGTGGTCGTCGAGCTGTACCGAGCAGGTCGGGTCGATCGCATCCTCGACTCCGGGAACGACGCCGACGGTGCCGGCAACGAGGTTCAGGTGATGCGCGCGTACCTGCAGTCGCGAGGGGTGCCCGCCGAGGTGATCGTCGACGACCCGATCGGCCTCAACACCGCCGCCACCTGCCGTCGGGCGGCTCGGGTGTACCACGTCGACGCCGCGCTGATCGTGACCCAGAACTTCCACGTCGGGCGTGCGGTCATGCTGTGCGAGGCCTACGGGATCGATGCGACCGGGGTGATCGCCCCGTGCGGACACTGCAGCACTCTCAGCATGATCCGCAATCACCTGCGAGAATCCCTCGGATCGCGTCCGCGAGCGGTCTGGGACTCGGTGCGTGCATAG
- a CDS encoding WS/DGAT/MGAT family O-acyltransferase, giving the protein MQYMPVTDSMFLIGETRDQPMHVGGLQLFVPREGQSPEELAEEMAEKFHVPTGDVSKLFLKRPATPAQIAGYAAWSYDDDIDFDYHVRRTVLPRPGAVRDLLRYVSLNHGNLLDRRRPMWEAHIVEGLADGRVAVYTKAHHSVIDGVSALRLLQRMLSTDPDDRSGTAAWDARPARARAKSKPKPERKGLLGTLTSAVGQVAEIADQVVGLGPAAAKIAIAGLTDKDYIAPLHQAPSTILNVPIGSARRFAAQDWPLERLRAVGKAQGMTLNDVMVAMCSGALRTYLSDQDALPDESLIAVMPVSLHSDGDATGNAITAISVRLATDQADAADRVASITASTKAAKAAVRGLRPLQALALGAAIAWPLAFTTIPGFVEYTPTGFNLMISSVPGPEETLYWNGARLDGCYPVSIPVEGLALNITITTVSGKANFGITGARAELPSLQRLLDHLDTALEDLEALPPKA; this is encoded by the coding sequence ATGCAGTACATGCCGGTGACTGATTCGATGTTCTTGATCGGCGAGACGCGCGACCAGCCGATGCACGTCGGCGGCTTGCAGCTGTTCGTCCCGCGGGAGGGACAGTCGCCCGAGGAACTGGCCGAGGAGATGGCCGAGAAGTTCCATGTGCCCACCGGCGACGTATCGAAGCTGTTCTTGAAACGCCCGGCGACGCCGGCCCAGATCGCGGGCTATGCGGCGTGGTCGTACGACGACGACATCGACTTCGACTACCACGTGCGACGCACCGTCCTCCCCCGTCCGGGAGCCGTCCGCGACCTGCTCCGGTACGTCTCGCTCAATCACGGGAATCTGCTGGATCGTCGTCGCCCGATGTGGGAGGCGCACATCGTCGAGGGTCTCGCCGACGGGCGCGTCGCCGTCTACACCAAGGCCCACCATTCGGTGATCGACGGGGTGAGCGCTCTGCGGCTTCTACAGCGAATGCTCTCGACCGATCCCGACGATCGTTCGGGTACTGCGGCGTGGGACGCGCGCCCGGCCCGCGCACGGGCGAAGAGCAAGCCGAAGCCCGAGCGGAAGGGGTTGCTCGGAACGCTCACGAGCGCTGTGGGGCAGGTCGCCGAGATCGCCGACCAGGTGGTGGGTCTGGGCCCTGCCGCGGCGAAGATCGCGATCGCCGGTCTCACCGACAAGGACTACATCGCGCCCCTGCACCAGGCGCCGAGCACCATTCTGAACGTGCCGATCGGATCGGCGCGACGGTTCGCCGCGCAGGACTGGCCCCTCGAACGACTCCGGGCCGTCGGCAAGGCGCAGGGCATGACCTTGAACGACGTCATGGTCGCGATGTGCTCGGGCGCGCTGCGCACGTACCTGTCCGATCAGGATGCGCTGCCCGACGAGTCGCTGATCGCGGTGATGCCGGTGTCACTGCACAGCGACGGCGATGCGACCGGCAACGCGATCACCGCGATCTCGGTCCGCCTGGCCACCGATCAGGCCGACGCCGCCGACCGGGTGGCCTCGATCACGGCGTCGACCAAGGCCGCGAAGGCGGCCGTGCGAGGACTGCGCCCACTGCAGGCGCTGGCGCTCGGCGCCGCCATCGCGTGGCCGCTCGCGTTCACCACCATCCCCGGCTTCGTCGAATACACGCCGACGGGCTTCAACCTCATGATCTCGAGCGTCCCCGGCCCCGAGGAGACGCTGTACTGGAACGGTGCACGGCTGGACGGCTGCTACCCGGTGTCGATTCCGGTGGAGGGACTCGCGCTCAACATCACGATCACGACGGTCTCCGGCAAGGCCAACTTCGGCATCACCGGTGCTCGCGCCGAACTGCCCAGCCTGCAGCGGCTGTTGGACCATCTCGATACCGCCCTCGAAGACCTGGAGGCGCTGCCGCCGAAGGCGTGA
- a CDS encoding (Fe-S)-binding protein, giving the protein MTTATITIGWIAAAISLVCWALFLRGVFTMVRSIAQGQKVDSQRFAYPGKRLATMIKEFVAHTRMAKFRTVGWAHWLVMFGFLIGAIFWFEAYGQIFDPEFHWPVIGAWKIYIFADEVLGLGTVIGIVALMIIRQLNHPRLPKRLSRFSGSRFGAAYFVELVVLIEGLGMIFVKTFKIASDIEDPPIWTSFFTHYFAQLFEGCSVYWVTAAAVIKLMSGMVWLAVVGLNIDWGVAWHRFAAFPNIFFKRESDGGVALGAAKPMMSQGKILDMETADPDVDAFGAGKIEDFSWKGWLDFTTCTECGRCQSQCPAWNTGKPLSPKLMIMSLRDHGQAKAPYLFAGGAKDMGGDEIGIVDKDGNVDDDKLAKVPEAARLEAERKLVGDSLGGDPAGAVIDAEALWSCTTCGACVEQCPVDIEHVDHFIDMRRYQVLIESDFPTELAGMFKNLENKGNPWGQNSSQRTAWIDEMDIDIPVYGKDVESFEGYEYLFWVGCAGAYEDRAKKTTKAVAELLDIAAVDFLVLGEGETCTGDSARRAGNEFLFQMLAQQNIETFNELFATAPTQRKKIVVTCAHCFNALGNEYPQVGGEYEVVHHTQLLNRLVREKRLVPVAPVGGQAITYHDPCYLGRHNKVYDAPRELMDAAGGQLTEMPRHGERSMCCGAGGARMWMEEQIGKRINVDRVDEALDTLAPTQAPSGEGATKKIATGCPFCRVMLTDGVTAQTSGTEQEGKVEVIDVAQMILEGVQRGRQKVERGGKFLHPIQSELAPAPEPEPVAATPTPAAAPAAAAPAEAKPAVGLAPKGGGLKKPGGLKKPGGAPKPGGASAPAAPAAETTEAAPAKGLAMGGGLKKPGGLKKPGGAPKPGGSAAATAPAAETEAASTEAVSTEAVSTESAATEATAGKAKGFGMAGGLKKPGAKKPGAPKPAAAPAAEAPAAEAPVADAPVAAEASAAAEAPAEAAVTEGTEGKAKGFGMAGGLKKPGAKKPGAPKPAAAAPAAPVEGEPVEEAPADVEAPATESAETEAPETESAETEAPAAEAPETEASEAETPAAPAADSRTIAETGVSKAKGFGLAAGKKRPGAK; this is encoded by the coding sequence ATGACGACCGCCACGATCACGATCGGATGGATCGCCGCAGCGATCAGCCTTGTGTGTTGGGCCCTGTTCCTGCGCGGTGTGTTCACCATGGTGCGCAGCATCGCCCAAGGCCAGAAGGTTGACTCCCAACGCTTCGCCTACCCGGGCAAGCGCCTGGCCACGATGATCAAGGAGTTCGTCGCGCACACGCGTATGGCGAAGTTCCGCACCGTCGGCTGGGCGCACTGGTTGGTGATGTTCGGCTTCCTGATCGGCGCGATCTTCTGGTTCGAAGCCTATGGACAGATCTTCGATCCGGAGTTCCACTGGCCGGTGATCGGCGCGTGGAAGATCTACATCTTCGCCGACGAGGTCTTGGGGCTGGGCACGGTCATCGGCATCGTCGCGCTGATGATCATCCGCCAGCTCAACCACCCGCGACTGCCCAAGCGTCTCTCGCGCTTCTCGGGTTCGCGCTTCGGGGCGGCCTACTTCGTCGAGCTCGTCGTCCTCATCGAGGGCCTCGGCATGATCTTCGTGAAGACCTTCAAGATCGCATCGGATATCGAGGATCCGCCGATCTGGACGTCGTTCTTCACCCACTACTTCGCGCAGTTGTTCGAGGGCTGCTCGGTGTACTGGGTGACGGCCGCGGCCGTGATCAAGCTGATGTCGGGCATGGTCTGGTTGGCCGTGGTCGGCCTGAACATCGACTGGGGTGTGGCCTGGCACCGCTTCGCCGCATTCCCCAACATCTTCTTCAAGCGGGAGTCCGACGGCGGCGTCGCCCTGGGTGCGGCCAAGCCGATGATGAGTCAGGGCAAGATCCTGGACATGGAGACGGCCGACCCCGACGTCGACGCGTTCGGCGCGGGCAAGATCGAGGACTTCTCGTGGAAGGGGTGGCTGGACTTCACCACCTGCACGGAGTGTGGTCGTTGCCAGAGCCAGTGCCCGGCGTGGAACACCGGTAAGCCGCTGTCGCCGAAGCTGATGATCATGTCGCTGCGCGATCACGGTCAGGCCAAGGCTCCGTACCTGTTCGCCGGTGGCGCCAAGGACATGGGCGGCGACGAGATCGGCATCGTCGACAAGGACGGAAACGTCGACGACGACAAGCTCGCGAAGGTCCCCGAGGCGGCGCGTCTGGAGGCCGAGCGCAAGCTGGTCGGCGACTCGTTGGGCGGCGATCCGGCCGGTGCCGTCATCGACGCCGAAGCCCTGTGGTCGTGCACCACCTGTGGTGCGTGTGTCGAGCAGTGCCCGGTCGACATCGAGCACGTCGACCACTTCATCGATATGCGCCGGTACCAGGTCCTCATCGAGTCGGACTTCCCGACCGAGCTCGCCGGCATGTTCAAGAACCTCGAGAACAAGGGCAACCCGTGGGGCCAGAACTCCTCACAGCGCACCGCCTGGATCGACGAGATGGACATCGACATCCCGGTCTACGGCAAGGACGTCGAGTCGTTCGAGGGCTACGAGTACCTGTTCTGGGTCGGCTGCGCCGGCGCCTACGAGGACCGCGCGAAGAAGACGACCAAGGCCGTCGCCGAGCTCCTGGACATCGCGGCCGTGGACTTCCTCGTCCTCGGTGAGGGCGAGACCTGTACCGGCGACTCCGCGCGCCGTGCGGGCAACGAGTTCCTGTTCCAGATGCTCGCGCAGCAGAACATCGAGACGTTCAACGAGCTGTTCGCGACGGCCCCGACGCAGCGCAAGAAGATCGTCGTGACCTGCGCGCACTGTTTCAACGCGCTCGGCAACGAATACCCGCAGGTCGGCGGCGAGTACGAGGTGGTCCACCACACGCAGCTGCTGAACCGTCTGGTCCGGGAGAAGCGTCTGGTGCCGGTCGCCCCGGTCGGCGGTCAGGCCATCACCTACCACGACCCGTGCTACCTGGGCCGCCACAACAAGGTCTACGACGCTCCGCGCGAGCTCATGGACGCGGCGGGCGGTCAGTTGACCGAGATGCCGCGGCACGGCGAGCGCTCGATGTGCTGTGGCGCAGGCGGCGCCCGCATGTGGATGGAAGAGCAGATCGGTAAGCGCATCAACGTCGACCGCGTCGACGAGGCCCTCGACACGCTCGCTCCGACCCAGGCCCCCTCGGGAGAGGGCGCGACCAAGAAGATCGCGACCGGCTGCCCGTTCTGCCGAGTGATGCTCACCGACGGCGTCACCGCGCAGACCTCCGGCACCGAACAGGAGGGCAAGGTCGAGGTCATCGACGTCGCCCAGATGATCCTGGAAGGCGTCCAGCGCGGTCGGCAGAAGGTGGAGCGCGGTGGCAAGTTCCTGCACCCGATCCAGTCCGAACTCGCTCCGGCTCCCGAGCCCGAGCCCGTCGCAGCGACCCCGACGCCCGCCGCAGCACCCGCTGCCGCGGCTCCGGCCGAGGCCAAGCCCGCTGTAGGCCTGGCGCCCAAGGGCGGCGGCCTGAAGAAGCCGGGCGGTCTGAAGAAGCCCGGCGGCGCTCCCAAGCCCGGCGGTGCCAGCGCTCCGGCTGCTCCGGCCGCCGAGACCACCGAGGCCGCACCGGCCAAGGGGTTGGCGATGGGCGGCGGTCTGAAGAAGCCCGGCGGCTTGAAGAAGCCCGGCGGCGCTCCCAAGCCCGGCGGCTCGGCCGCCGCGACCGCTCCGGCGGCCGAGACCGAGGCTGCGTCGACCGAGGCTGTCTCAACGGAGGCTGTCTCAACGGAGTCGGCGGCAACGGAGGCCACCGCCGGTAAGGCCAAGGGATTCGGCATGGCCGGCGGACTCAAGAAGCCCGGCGCCAAGAAGCCCGGCGCTCCCAAGCCCGCCGCGGCTCCGGCTGCGGAGGCACCGGCTGCGGAGGCACCGGTCGCTGACGCACCCGTCGCTGCTGAAGCTTCGGCTGCAGCCGAAGCTCCGGCCGAGGCCGCGGTGACCGAGGGGACCGAGGGCAAGGCCAAGGGATTCGGCATGGCCGGCGGACTCAAGAAGCCCGGCGCCAAGAAACCTGGCGCTCCCAAGCCCGCCGCCGCGGCTCCAGCCGCACCGGTGGAGGGCGAGCCCGTTGAGGAAGCACCGGCCGATGTCGAGGCGCCTGCCACCGAGTCCGCCGAGACCGAGGCCCCCGAGACCGAGTCCGCTGAGACCGAGGCTCCTGCGGCCGAGGCTCCCGAGACCGAAGCCTCCGAGGCAGAGACACCCGCGGCTCCCGCCGCGGACTCCCGCACCATCGCCGAGACGGGCGTCTCCAAGGCGAAGGGGTTCGGTCTGGCAGCAGGCAAGAAGCGCCCCGGCGCCAAGTAG
- a CDS encoding oxygenase MpaB family protein, producing the protein MGVELTVSPQHQRVRDTVRRLTRFDLLPTPEIQASFAAGHTAGDPVAERFVAQTYHGEMGGKRAAELLDEALRVGVAGVPDAPESMRELFAEFETIPDWVDPELIEQGAAVWRRWGYSLGAVGNAGTMDTYTEASLAVPLSLSGGYAGASALHRYLETSRWWLEVCEPGAVLTPGSRAREVSLKVRVMHVSVRARVAEHPEWNAVEHGLPISQSEMMLTLLGGSVGPGLGLYALGFLTSPSELRAVLHFNRYLGHLVGCNVGEMFPETTADGVRLLYYFDATRKHDSGPLGPELVEGFVPSFQPAPTVRGSARSRARLHLQLQAGYTRLFMLPWNRRKYRLPSGLPGLAMLVARAPFIAAIEILRRVFPAVDRAQQSISMRSWRRWHAWHLGQREEAFDATRALRR; encoded by the coding sequence ATGGGTGTGGAACTGACGGTGTCGCCGCAGCATCAGCGAGTCCGGGATACGGTGCGTCGTCTGACGCGATTCGACTTGCTACCGACGCCGGAGATTCAGGCGTCGTTCGCTGCCGGACACACCGCGGGCGACCCGGTGGCCGAACGCTTCGTCGCGCAGACGTACCACGGAGAGATGGGCGGGAAGCGGGCCGCGGAACTGCTCGACGAGGCGCTGCGCGTCGGCGTCGCCGGAGTTCCGGATGCGCCGGAGTCGATGCGCGAACTGTTCGCCGAGTTCGAGACGATTCCCGACTGGGTGGATCCGGAGCTGATCGAACAGGGCGCGGCCGTCTGGCGGAGGTGGGGTTACAGCCTGGGCGCGGTCGGCAATGCGGGGACCATGGACACCTATACGGAGGCGTCGCTGGCGGTGCCGTTGTCGCTCTCGGGTGGCTATGCCGGCGCCTCCGCACTTCACCGCTACCTGGAGACGAGCCGCTGGTGGCTGGAGGTGTGCGAGCCGGGCGCCGTGCTGACGCCGGGGTCGCGGGCCCGCGAGGTCTCGTTGAAGGTCCGCGTGATGCACGTGTCGGTGCGTGCTCGCGTCGCCGAGCACCCGGAGTGGAACGCCGTCGAGCACGGTCTGCCGATCAGCCAGAGCGAGATGATGCTGACGCTTCTGGGCGGCAGCGTCGGCCCGGGGCTGGGCCTGTACGCGCTCGGCTTCCTCACATCGCCGAGCGAACTGCGCGCCGTTCTGCACTTCAACCGATACCTGGGACATCTGGTCGGTTGCAATGTCGGTGAGATGTTCCCGGAGACCACGGCCGACGGCGTGCGTCTGCTCTACTACTTCGACGCGACTCGCAAACACGACTCGGGACCGCTGGGACCGGAGTTGGTGGAGGGTTTCGTGCCGTCGTTCCAGCCCGCGCCCACGGTCCGTGGATCGGCGCGTTCCCGAGCCCGGTTGCACCTGCAACTGCAGGCCGGCTACACCAGGCTGTTCATGCTGCCGTGGAACCGTCGGAAGTACCGGCTGCCCAGTGGCCTGCCTGGGTTGGCGATGCTGGTGGCCCGCGCACCGTTCATCGCCGCCATCGAGATCCTCCGGCGCGTGTTCCCCGCCGTCGACCGCGCCCAGCAGTCGATCTCGATGCGCAGCTGGCGCCGCTGGCACGCATGGCACCTCGGTCAGCGCGAAGAGGCCTTCGACGCCACCAGGGCGCTCCGCCGCTGA
- a CDS encoding TIGR03564 family F420-dependent LLM class oxidoreductase: protein MQVSVVWTINAKNLSMDSAIANLTEIRDEGFSRVWTTQMPTEPDALTVIAVAGAAVPGIEFGTSVLPIQSQHPLKLAQQAMTVNQILGGRLNLGLGLSHKVVTEGMWGVPYARPVARTEQYLDGLLPLLNGEKADSAGDLVTTRGVITLRDTPAPPVYFAALGPKMLGLAGRRTAGTVTWMTGPKTLRDHIVPTLHQAAADAGRPDGSVRTVAMLPVSVTDDADAARAEAGRQFAMYDGLPSYKAMLDREGFTGPADAAIVGDEAAVADRIRELGSFGVDEYVGILFDPDPEVRARTRALLRTLEK, encoded by the coding sequence ATGCAGGTCAGCGTCGTCTGGACGATCAATGCGAAGAACCTGTCCATGGACAGTGCGATCGCGAACCTCACCGAGATCCGCGACGAGGGATTCTCCCGCGTGTGGACCACCCAGATGCCGACGGAACCGGACGCATTGACCGTCATCGCCGTCGCAGGAGCCGCCGTGCCCGGCATCGAGTTCGGCACCAGTGTGCTTCCGATCCAGTCGCAGCATCCGCTCAAGCTCGCGCAGCAGGCGATGACCGTCAATCAGATCCTTGGCGGGCGCCTCAACCTGGGACTGGGCCTGAGCCACAAGGTCGTCACCGAAGGCATGTGGGGTGTGCCGTACGCGCGGCCCGTCGCACGCACCGAACAGTACCTCGACGGACTGCTTCCCCTTCTGAACGGCGAGAAGGCCGACTCGGCAGGCGATCTCGTCACCACCCGCGGCGTCATCACACTGCGCGACACGCCTGCGCCGCCGGTGTACTTCGCCGCGCTCGGACCCAAGATGCTCGGGCTGGCCGGACGGCGTACCGCGGGCACCGTCACCTGGATGACCGGACCGAAGACCCTGCGCGACCACATCGTCCCGACTCTGCACCAGGCCGCGGCCGACGCCGGGCGACCCGACGGATCGGTCCGCACGGTCGCGATGCTCCCGGTCAGCGTGACCGACGACGCCGACGCCGCCCGCGCCGAGGCCGGCCGTCAGTTCGCGATGTACGACGGCCTGCCCTCCTACAAGGCCATGCTCGACCGCGAGGGCTTCACCGGTCCCGCCGACGCCGCGATCGTCGGCGACGAGGCCGCCGTCGCCGATCGGATCCGCGAGTTGGGTTCGTTCGGGGTCGACGAATACGTCGGAATCCTCTTCGATCCCGATCCGGAGGTCCGCGCACGGACGCGAGCACTCCTGCGGACCCTGGAGAAGTGA
- a CDS encoding sulfurtransferase, producing MSTALITVDDLAEAMLSSRPPAVLDVRWQLGRDDGREQYAQGHLPGAVYVDLDTELAAPADPALGRHPLPDLADLQSAAREWGVDALAPVVVYDDNGGMSAARAWWLLRWGGVADVKILDGGLGAWREAGMRLSQGDARPRTGTVILTGDGLPTVDIDQVAATDALLLDARAGERYRGETEPVDPRPGHIPGAVSAPTADNLVDGRFRSAEDLRARFGGLGVDGEREVIVYCGSGVTAAHQIAALEHAGLTATLYPGSYSQWSSDPAKEVDL from the coding sequence ATGTCGACCGCCTTGATCACCGTCGACGACCTGGCCGAGGCCATGCTCTCGTCCCGACCGCCCGCCGTCCTGGACGTGCGCTGGCAGCTCGGGCGCGACGACGGCCGCGAGCAGTACGCGCAGGGGCATCTGCCGGGGGCGGTATATGTCGACCTCGACACCGAGCTCGCTGCTCCCGCCGACCCCGCACTGGGACGCCACCCGCTTCCCGACCTCGCCGATCTCCAGTCGGCGGCGCGAGAATGGGGGGTGGACGCACTCGCCCCGGTAGTGGTCTACGACGACAACGGCGGGATGTCCGCGGCCCGCGCGTGGTGGCTGCTGCGATGGGGCGGCGTCGCCGACGTGAAGATCCTCGACGGCGGACTCGGCGCCTGGCGGGAGGCCGGCATGCGACTGTCCCAGGGCGACGCCCGGCCGCGCACCGGCACCGTGATCCTCACCGGCGACGGCCTGCCGACCGTCGACATCGACCAGGTGGCCGCGACCGATGCGCTGCTGCTCGACGCTCGCGCCGGCGAGCGGTACCGCGGCGAGACCGAGCCCGTCGACCCCCGACCCGGCCACATTCCCGGTGCGGTCAGCGCACCGACGGCAGACAACCTCGTCGACGGACGATTCCGCTCCGCCGAGGATCTGCGCGCCCGGTTCGGCGGCCTCGGCGTCGACGGCGAGCGCGAGGTGATCGTCTACTGCGGATCCGGTGTCACCGCCGCCCACCAGATCGCGGCCCTCGAACACGCCGGTCTCACGGCGACGCTGTATCCGGGTTCCTACTCGCAGTGGTCGTCGGATCCGGCGAAGGAAGTGGATCTGTAG